The following are encoded together in the Emcibacteraceae bacterium genome:
- a CDS encoding BlaI/MecI/CopY family transcriptional regulator, with protein MARKASSTLTEAESRIMDVLWQKGEASVHDVIEATADEKKQAYTTVQTFLGILKEKGFVEARKEGRAFLYRPLISRAAARTQALKQLIGNAFGGSTNALAQHLLKDSDIDENEIATLEQAIEQALGTKENDDD; from the coding sequence ATGGCAAGAAAAGCGTCATCAACACTTACTGAAGCGGAAAGCAGGATTATGGATGTGCTTTGGCAGAAGGGAGAAGCCAGCGTTCATGATGTCATTGAGGCGACCGCGGATGAAAAGAAGCAGGCTTATACCACCGTACAAACGTTTCTGGGAATTTTAAAGGAAAAAGGGTTTGTTGAGGCCAGAAAAGAAGGACGGGCATTTTTATATCGCCCTTTAATCAGCCGTGCTGCCGCCAGAACACAGGCTTTAAAGCAGTTAATCGGCAATGCTTTTGGTGGTTCAACCAATGCACTTGCCCAGCATTTGTTAAAAGACAGCGATATTGATGAAAATGAAATTGCAACATTGGAACAGGCAATTGAACAGGCTTTAGGCACAAAGGAAAATGATGATGATTAA
- a CDS encoding M56 family metallopeptidase, with protein MMMINLDLNFGIIAGHNLWQSMIIFAVVMGVLKMLKDTSAEEKSWSWSATLFALAVLPLATFLPGKGVSWQSVQSPFQSGYAQVQSVIPSGPSAVATLMEQSKKNKYKLKFDASPIPVKEKAGINEEIILTSLLGFWILGMLIAFSRLALAANNAWKLRKYAYPFAAGSTDLDEKWPDHVEIAVSDEITGPIVVGFLNPTILIPHTFSQKMKMDELLPLLYHELAHIKRHDNILHLFERIILAIYWWNPVMHFIASHISEERELACDDRAAKSCGDKIIYAKSLVKGAKQLIGYNKPVLGLAVLRRESPLSKRVKRLTSTRVFNSLNFVSLARNLAIVFISIIVLGLMTPRVARGQMEINSDGHSSVETTIEDKFLEVEWQGKIELNGEETDITGLDSDGYFSLETRQNGESRKLVLTGKDNKIDRRYFKEGKPADLDEMEYAWQADNLKSMLRLSGINAEKRVDQIYGRGGADAVLEEMDLLLSDYAVRLYTESLVDVYDLDQKQITRLIKKVDSMKSDYEKGLALSAIGSEQKLDQTTEVLLSNASVDIPDFYLDTQMSIKGLPTEEEIKKIVKEAKKNALSKEELERIIEDAKKDVPTEEELEKIIKESLANLPTEEELAEIVKEAKENMPDAIELKRIVEEARANVPDQEELKRIIEQAKANVPTKEELEKIIKQAMANMPSDQQLQEMQIELNRDLNENLSKIPSVDGRAKMKENIQRDIENVRRDRERLNQNIQN; from the coding sequence ATGATGATGATTAATCTGGATCTGAATTTTGGCATTATTGCCGGACATAATCTGTGGCAGAGCATGATTATTTTTGCAGTTGTTATGGGCGTTTTGAAAATGCTGAAGGATACAAGTGCCGAAGAAAAATCATGGAGCTGGAGTGCGACACTCTTTGCCCTTGCCGTGTTACCGCTAGCCACTTTTTTACCGGGAAAAGGGGTCAGCTGGCAGAGCGTTCAATCACCATTTCAATCCGGGTATGCTCAGGTTCAGAGCGTGATACCATCCGGTCCGTCAGCGGTTGCGACCCTTATGGAACAGTCAAAGAAAAACAAATATAAGCTAAAATTTGATGCGTCGCCGATCCCTGTGAAGGAAAAAGCGGGTATAAATGAAGAAATAATACTGACAAGCTTATTGGGATTTTGGATTTTGGGAATGCTGATTGCTTTTTCACGATTGGCGCTTGCTGCAAATAATGCCTGGAAATTAAGAAAATATGCTTATCCATTCGCCGCAGGCTCTACTGATCTTGATGAAAAATGGCCGGACCATGTGGAAATTGCTGTCAGCGATGAAATCACCGGCCCTATTGTGGTGGGGTTCTTAAATCCAACGATCCTTATTCCGCACACTTTTTCGCAAAAAATGAAAATGGATGAATTATTACCGCTGCTTTATCATGAACTTGCCCATATCAAGCGTCATGACAATATTCTACATTTGTTTGAGCGCATCATTCTTGCCATATATTGGTGGAACCCGGTTATGCATTTTATCGCCAGCCATATATCTGAAGAACGGGAGCTCGCCTGCGATGACAGGGCGGCAAAAAGCTGCGGTGATAAGATTATATATGCAAAGTCGCTTGTTAAAGGGGCAAAACAGTTAATCGGGTATAATAAACCTGTGCTGGGCCTGGCGGTGTTAAGACGGGAAAGTCCCTTAAGCAAACGTGTTAAACGTCTGACATCAACGCGTGTCTTTAACAGCCTGAATTTCGTCAGCCTAGCCAGAAATCTGGCGATCGTATTTATCAGTATAATTGTACTTGGTCTTATGACACCACGGGTTGCCCGGGGGCAGATGGAAATTAACAGTGATGGTCACAGCTCTGTTGAGACCACAATCGAGGATAAATTCCTTGAAGTCGAATGGCAGGGTAAAATTGAACTGAATGGAGAAGAAACGGATATCACAGGCTTGGATAGTGATGGATATTTTTCACTCGAAACAAGACAGAATGGTGAGAGCCGTAAACTCGTTCTGACCGGCAAAGATAATAAAATTGACCGTCGCTACTTTAAGGAAGGTAAACCTGCTGATCTGGATGAGATGGAATATGCCTGGCAGGCAGATAATCTTAAATCCATGCTGCGCCTGTCTGGTATAAATGCAGAAAAACGGGTTGATCAGATTTATGGCCGTGGCGGTGCGGATGCGGTTCTAGAAGAAATGGACCTGCTTCTCAGTGATTATGCTGTTCGTCTTTATACGGAAAGTCTGGTTGATGTTTATGATCTTGATCAGAAGCAGATTACCCGCCTTATCAAAAAAGTTGACAGTATGAAAAGTGATTATGAAAAAGGATTGGCCCTTTCTGCGATTGGATCAGAACAAAAACTTGATCAGACTACGGAAGTTTTACTCAGTAATGCTTCAGTAGATATTCCGGATTTTTATCTTGATACGCAAATGAGTATTAAAGGTCTGCCAACAGAGGAAGAGATTAAAAAAATAGTCAAGGAAGCGAAAAAGAATGCGCTGAGCAAAGAAGAACTTGAACGGATTATAGAGGATGCAAAGAAGGACGTTCCGACCGAAGAAGAACTTGAAAAAATCATCAAAGAGTCACTGGCAAATCTGCCGACGGAAGAGGAACTGGCAGAAATCGTGAAAGAAGCCAAAGAAAATATGCCAGATGCGATTGAGCTTAAGAGAATTGTCGAAGAGGCCAGAGCCAATGTACCTGACCAGGAAGAATTAAAACGCATTATTGAACAGGCAAAAGCAAATGTACCGACTAAAGAAGAGCTGGAAAAGATTATAAAGCAGGCTATGGCCAATATGCCGAGCGATCAGCAACTTCAGGAAATGCAGATTGAGTTGAATAGGGATTTGAACGAAAATTTGAGTAAAATTCCCAGCGTTGATGGAAGAGCAAAAATGAAGGAAAATATCCAACGGGATATTGAAAATGTAAGACGTGACCGTGAGAGATTAAATCAGAATATACAAAATTAA
- a CDS encoding complex I NDUFA9 subunit family protein, with protein MSGELVTIFGGSGFIGKTLVQHLAKAGYRIRVAVRQPNNALFLKPLGELGQIQIAQANIRNRLSVEAAVKNADYVINLVGILYESGSQTFEGVHHKGAELIAEISAIAGVKHLIHLSSIGADKESSSKYARSKAAGEEAVFKNFPNATILRSSVVFGPDDGFFNKFAALAKMFQILPVVCGDSKMQPIYVGDLASAMGKVLGNSNAYGKTYELGGPEVYSMRKLMKLVNEETQQNVPMINLPLKLAYFKAFFLGMLPNPMLTMDQLRMLEKDNIVSGELPTLSDLGVTPTPVEAIIPKYLIQYRPTGQFKAAH; from the coding sequence ATGAGCGGTGAGTTGGTTACTATTTTTGGTGGCTCGGGCTTTATTGGAAAAACGCTGGTACAGCATCTTGCAAAAGCGGGTTATCGCATCCGTGTGGCAGTACGGCAGCCAAATAATGCTTTATTCCTTAAACCGCTGGGCGAGCTTGGCCAGATACAAATTGCCCAGGCCAATATCCGCAACCGATTATCTGTAGAAGCAGCCGTGAAGAATGCCGATTACGTCATCAATCTTGTTGGTATTCTTTATGAAAGCGGGTCCCAGACCTTTGAAGGCGTTCATCATAAAGGGGCGGAATTGATTGCCGAAATTTCGGCAATTGCCGGAGTTAAGCATCTTATACATTTGTCGTCAATTGGTGCTGATAAGGAGTCCTCATCGAAATATGCCCGCTCAAAGGCGGCAGGGGAGGAAGCCGTTTTTAAGAATTTTCCAAATGCCACAATTCTTCGCTCAAGCGTTGTTTTCGGGCCGGATGATGGCTTCTTTAATAAATTCGCGGCTCTTGCCAAAATGTTCCAGATTTTACCTGTTGTTTGTGGCGACAGTAAAATGCAGCCGATTTATGTCGGTGATCTGGCGTCTGCCATGGGTAAAGTTTTAGGGAACAGCAATGCTTATGGCAAAACTTATGAATTGGGCGGGCCGGAAGTTTATAGCATGCGGAAATTGATGAAGCTGGTTAATGAAGAAACCCAGCAGAATGTACCCATGATCAACCTGCCGCTGAAGCTTGCCTATTTTAAGGCATTTTTCCTCGGTATGCTGCCAAACCCGATGTTGACGATGGATCAGCTCAGAATGCTGGAAAAAGATAATATTGTCAGTGGTGAATTACCGACATTATCAGATTTGGGTGTAACCCCAACGCCGGTAGAAGCGATCATCCCAAAATATCTTATTCAGTACAGACCGACAGGACAGTTCAAAGCGGCACATTAA
- a CDS encoding GMC family oxidoreductase, which translates to MDFDAIVVGSGMSGGWAAKEFTEKGLKTLVIERGRHVEHREDYIGEGLGPWEMKFRDKVDRKLADREYPIQKQCYAFLDSTKHFFVNDQDHPYSQEEGKPFSWIRGYHLGGRSLTWHRQSYRLSDLDFEANKKDGHGVDWPIRYADLKKWYDYVEVFAGITGNNDGLPQLPDGKFQPPMELNCVEREIKKRMEELYEDRRLIIGRAAHLTEPTEEQLALGRGTCQSRNQCQRGCSFGAYFSSQSATLPAARRTGNLTVITDSIVRSLIYDEKTGKAVGVRVIDAKTNEMKEYKSRVIFMCASTLGTTQILLNSTSEHFKNGFANSSGVLGHYLMDHLYAQGAKGEFEGFDDRYYIGRRATGIYIPRFQNLRGQEEKFYRGYGFQGGAERRGWKDKIGEKGFGADFKESFNKPGPWIFSIAGFGEMLPDYKNMASLHKSKIDKWGIPQLHVDCAYGENDWKMRREIVDVSVKMLKDLGLKNVEGYLDENAYPGIGIHEMGTARMGRDPKTSVLNGHNQCHDVDNVFITDGSCMASSACQNPSLTYMALTVRAVDYAVTQMKANIL; encoded by the coding sequence ATGGATTTTGATGCAATCGTTGTCGGCTCCGGCATGTCAGGGGGATGGGCGGCAAAGGAATTTACCGAAAAAGGATTAAAAACCCTGGTGATTGAACGGGGTCGCCATGTCGAGCACCGGGAAGATTATATCGGTGAAGGACTTGGGCCGTGGGAAATGAAATTTCGTGACAAGGTTGACCGCAAACTGGCCGACAGAGAATATCCCATTCAAAAACAGTGTTATGCCTTTCTGGACAGTACCAAACATTTTTTTGTCAATGATCAGGATCATCCCTATTCACAGGAGGAAGGAAAGCCATTCAGCTGGATCAGGGGTTATCACCTCGGTGGCCGGTCATTGACCTGGCATCGGCAGAGTTACCGGCTGAGTGATCTTGATTTTGAAGCCAATAAGAAAGACGGGCATGGGGTCGATTGGCCGATCCGTTATGCGGATCTTAAAAAATGGTATGATTATGTTGAGGTTTTTGCCGGTATTACCGGCAATAATGATGGCCTGCCGCAGCTGCCGGACGGGAAATTTCAGCCGCCGATGGAGCTTAACTGTGTTGAGCGTGAAATTAAAAAACGGATGGAAGAGCTTTATGAAGACCGCCGGCTTATCATTGGTCGGGCCGCCCACCTGACAGAACCGACTGAGGAACAACTGGCTCTGGGGCGTGGCACATGCCAGTCGCGCAATCAGTGCCAGCGGGGCTGTTCATTCGGGGCTTATTTCTCAAGCCAGTCAGCAACCCTGCCAGCGGCAAGGAGAACCGGCAATTTAACGGTGATTACCGATAGCATTGTCCGCAGCCTGATTTATGATGAAAAAACCGGAAAAGCCGTTGGGGTACGGGTTATTGATGCCAAAACCAATGAGATGAAAGAATATAAATCACGGGTGATTTTTATGTGTGCCTCGACACTTGGGACCACACAAATCCTTCTTAATTCGACCAGCGAGCATTTTAAAAACGGTTTTGCCAACAGCAGCGGCGTTTTAGGTCATTATCTGATGGATCACCTTTATGCCCAGGGAGCGAAGGGGGAATTTGAAGGCTTTGATGACAGATATTATATCGGCCGTCGGGCAACCGGTATTTATATTCCGCGCTTTCAAAACCTTCGCGGTCAGGAAGAAAAATTTTACCGTGGTTACGGGTTTCAGGGCGGGGCTGAGCGTCGTGGCTGGAAAGATAAGATTGGTGAAAAGGGCTTCGGGGCTGATTTTAAGGAAAGTTTCAATAAGCCCGGTCCATGGATTTTCAGTATTGCCGGGTTTGGTGAAATGCTGCCGGATTATAAAAATATGGCAAGCCTGCATAAATCCAAAATAGATAAATGGGGTATTCCACAACTTCATGTTGACTGCGCATATGGGGAAAATGACTGGAAGATGAGACGGGAAATTGTTGATGTGTCGGTTAAAATGCTGAAAGATCTGGGGCTTAAGAATGTTGAAGGCTATCTTGATGAAAATGCCTATCCCGGTATCGGTATTCATGAAATGGGGACGGCACGAATGGGGCGTGACCCCAAAACATCAGTGCTTAATGGTCATAACCAGTGCCATGATGTGGATAATGTGTTTATAACGGACGGGTCCTGTATGGCTTCATCAGCCTGTCAGAACCCGTCACTGACCTATATGGCGCTGACCGTACGGGCAGTTGATTATGCGGTAACGCAAATGAAGGCGAATATTTTATAG
- a CDS encoding gluconate 2-dehydrogenase subunit 3 family protein codes for MDRKNELNRRELLKHVAIMTGGVLSASVISGVLSGALAQEVISVDHPVFSDDELKLVAEIADMIIPDTDTPGAKAALVHDYIHAIVGDWYYDDERENFMRGLKAVDGNFLNGSPAERMAIMTALDNEKSDKKTFFEEFKELTLVGYFSSQIGAEEELRYEQYPGPYQGCVPFEKVGRTWAT; via the coding sequence ATGGACCGGAAGAATGAATTAAACAGACGCGAGCTTCTTAAACATGTGGCGATCATGACGGGCGGGGTTTTGTCAGCATCGGTGATCAGTGGCGTTCTGTCCGGTGCCCTGGCGCAGGAAGTGATCAGTGTTGATCACCCGGTCTTTTCGGATGATGAGCTTAAACTTGTTGCGGAAATAGCGGATATGATTATTCCAGATACCGATACGCCGGGGGCTAAGGCGGCACTCGTCCATGATTATATTCATGCGATTGTCGGGGACTGGTATTATGACGATGAGCGGGAAAATTTTATGCGCGGCTTAAAAGCCGTTGATGGCAATTTCCTGAACGGATCACCGGCCGAGCGCATGGCGATAATGACGGCGCTGGATAATGAAAAAAGCGATAAGAAAACTTTTTTTGAAGAATTTAAGGAACTAACCCTCGTTGGATATTTTTCTTCCCAGATCGGGGCAGAGGAAGAACTTCGCTATGAACAATATCCCGGGCCATATCAGGGGTGTGTCCCGTTTGAAAAAGTCGGCCGGACATGGGCGACATAG
- a CDS encoding sugar phosphate isomerase/epimerase: protein MDRRKFIKTAAGASLASMAGMTGIMNAAATSGKISNYGVQLYTVRHLIAENMPRTIEQIAQMGFKEVEAIINLGGTAKEFRNALDQNGLKCVSRHMDPIQLELETLKSFIEDAHTLGQEYLILGWIPPEDRVRLDQYKSLVEKMNVASHMCKDAGIQFGYHHHDFEFVELEGELPYKILFGQTDPELTKIEMDFYWITYAGVDPFMLFDLYPGRFPMCHLKDMDKNHWFADVGKGTVDFERYLSRISQAGFKHFFVEHDEPEDPLATIRYGLESMKKLTISGI, encoded by the coding sequence ATGGACAGAAGAAAATTTATAAAAACTGCGGCAGGCGCCAGTTTGGCCAGCATGGCAGGGATGACCGGCATAATGAATGCAGCAGCAACTTCCGGAAAAATTAGCAATTACGGGGTTCAGCTTTATACCGTAAGGCATCTGATAGCGGAAAATATGCCACGTACTATTGAACAGATCGCGCAGATGGGGTTTAAGGAAGTTGAGGCGATTATTAATCTGGGTGGCACGGCGAAAGAATTTAGAAACGCGCTTGACCAGAACGGCCTTAAATGTGTTTCCCGCCATATGGACCCTATCCAGCTTGAACTTGAAACTTTAAAAAGCTTTATCGAGGATGCCCACACATTAGGGCAGGAATATCTGATATTGGGCTGGATACCGCCGGAAGACAGAGTGAGGCTCGACCAGTATAAATCACTGGTCGAAAAAATGAATGTGGCCAGTCATATGTGTAAGGATGCGGGTATTCAGTTTGGCTATCATCATCATGATTTTGAATTTGTCGAGCTTGAAGGTGAACTGCCCTATAAGATTTTATTTGGTCAGACCGATCCTGAGCTGACCAAAATTGAAATGGATTTTTACTGGATCACCTATGCCGGGGTTGATCCATTTATGCTATTTGATCTTTATCCAGGCCGTTTCCCAATGTGTCATTTGAAGGATATGGACAAAAACCACTGGTTTGCCGATGTGGGCAAGGGAACTGTTGATTTTGAAAGATATCTAAGCCGCATCAGTCAGGCAGGGTTTAAGCATTTCTTTGTAGAACATGATGAACCGGAAGATCCGCTGGCGACAATCCGTTATGGTCTTGAAAGCATGAAAAAGCTGACCATCAGTGGTATTTAA
- a CDS encoding sugar phosphate isomerase/epimerase: MTHLNRRTFMKSTLASGIAVSTGFGSCFETFAAARNINAGGKINDIGLQLYTVRGLMRENLEKTIADVAKIGYSQVEFAGYFDRTAAQIKNMLDQNGLSSPSTHVDLNLVQGDNLKRTIEYSKTVGHKYVIVPFLQPEDRQTLDQYKKHAEAFNRIGEECHKAGLKFAYHNHDFELKAIDGVVPLDILLQETDPDLFSIEMDLFWTIEGGGNPVDFFKKYPGRFPLCHVKDRTGDGQMVDVGQGVIDFAGMFALSELAGLDYYIVEHDQPEDPLASIKNSYKTLREMKIG, encoded by the coding sequence ATGACACACTTAAATAGGCGAACATTCATGAAATCCACCCTTGCGAGCGGTATTGCCGTGTCAACAGGCTTTGGAAGTTGTTTTGAAACCTTTGCTGCCGCCAGAAATATAAATGCGGGCGGTAAAATTAATGATATCGGGTTACAGCTTTATACGGTTCGTGGTCTGATGCGGGAAAATCTTGAAAAAACTATAGCTGATGTTGCCAAAATCGGATATTCGCAGGTTGAATTTGCCGGATATTTTGACCGGACAGCTGCTCAGATAAAAAATATGCTTGATCAAAATGGCTTAAGTTCCCCTTCGACCCACGTGGATCTTAATCTGGTTCAGGGCGATAATCTGAAGCGGACCATCGAATATTCAAAAACAGTTGGTCATAAATATGTGATCGTGCCATTTCTTCAGCCGGAGGATCGTCAGACACTGGATCAGTATAAAAAACATGCTGAGGCGTTTAACCGGATCGGTGAGGAATGTCATAAAGCAGGGCTTAAATTTGCCTATCATAATCATGATTTTGAATTGAAGGCCATTGATGGAGTGGTTCCGCTTGATATTCTGCTTCAGGAAACTGATCCTGATCTTTTTAGTATTGAAATGGATCTGTTCTGGACCATTGAAGGCGGTGGTAACCCGGTTGACTTTTTTAAAAAATACCCGGGCCGGTTCCCGCTTTGTCATGTCAAGGACCGCACTGGTGATGGTCAAATGGTTGATGTCGGGCAGGGTGTCATAGATTTTGCGGGCATGTTCGCGCTTAGTGAACTGGCAGGGCTTGACTATTATATTGTTGAACATGACCAGCCGGAAGACCCACTGGCCAGTATTAAAAACAGTTATAAAACGCTTAGAGAAATGAAGATCGGATAA
- a CDS encoding GMC family oxidoreductase, producing MEKTNPQSTEFDVLIVGSGISGGWAAKEFCEKGMKTLVVERGRFVEHGTDYTGENKDPWDMKFRDDVDRKLADTRYPVQKRCYAFKDSTKHFFADDIDHPYSKEQGTNFEWIKGFHLGGRSLLWHRQSYRWSEMDFESNARDGHGTDWPIRYHDLKPWYDYVEEFVGVSGTLEGLPQLPDGVFLPPIGFNCAEADFSKRIREAYDDRVLIPGRCAHLTEPQPIHIELGRGTCQSRNQCQRGCSLGAYFSSQSATLPAAERTGNLTIVTDSLVHSVIYDGDSKKATGVRVINSKTKETRAYSARVIFLCASTLGTTQILLNSTSEHFPNGFANSSDAVGRYLMDHLCSAGATGEIDAFEDRYYIGRKPNSIYMPRFTNLNRDEEDFVRGFAYQGSGRRKDWTDRLTDKGFGAAFKESFKTPGVWEINLEGYGEMLPDAGNRASLHKTKKDQWGLPQIHIDAKFGENDKKIRKSMMEMAAEIMKKTGLKNVKTYDTEDSLGLGIHEMGTARMGRDPKTSVLNGHNQCHDVDNVFITDGSAMASSACQNPSLTYMALTARAVDYAVANMKNHKI from the coding sequence ATGGAAAAAACTAATCCACAATCAACAGAATTTGACGTGCTTATTGTTGGTTCCGGCATTTCCGGCGGCTGGGCGGCAAAGGAATTCTGTGAAAAGGGAATGAAAACCCTAGTGGTGGAACGCGGTAGATTTGTTGAGCACGGCACCGATTATACCGGTGAAAATAAAGACCCCTGGGATATGAAATTCCGTGATGATGTTGACCGTAAGCTGGCCGATACACGCTATCCGGTTCAGAAACGCTGTTACGCCTTTAAGGACAGCACCAAACATTTCTTTGCCGATGATATTGATCATCCCTATTCAAAAGAGCAAGGAACCAATTTTGAATGGATCAAAGGATTTCATTTAGGAGGTCGTTCCCTGCTCTGGCATCGGCAAAGTTATCGCTGGAGCGAAATGGATTTTGAAAGCAATGCCCGTGACGGCCATGGCACCGACTGGCCGATCCGCTATCACGACCTTAAGCCATGGTATGATTATGTGGAGGAATTTGTCGGCGTCAGCGGCACTCTGGAGGGTTTGCCACAGCTTCCGGACGGTGTGTTTCTGCCACCGATCGGCTTTAACTGCGCGGAGGCGGATTTCAGCAAAAGGATCAGGGAAGCCTATGATGACCGGGTTCTAATACCCGGGCGCTGCGCCCATCTGACGGAACCGCAACCGATCCATATTGAACTGGGGCGTGGCACATGCCAGTCGCGAAACCAGTGTCAACGTGGCTGTTCGCTTGGCGCCTATTTTTCCAGCCAGTCGGCAACATTACCGGCGGCGGAACGTACAGGCAATCTGACCATTGTAACTGACAGTCTTGTCCATAGTGTTATTTATGACGGGGACAGCAAAAAAGCTACCGGTGTGCGGGTGATCAACAGCAAAACAAAAGAAACCAGAGCATATAGCGCCAGGGTGATTTTTCTTTGCGCCTCGACTTTGGGGACTACACAGATACTCCTTAATTCCACAAGCGAGCATTTCCCGAACGGCTTTGCCAACAGCAGTGATGCGGTGGGACGCTATCTGATGGATCATCTTTGCTCCGCCGGGGCAACGGGAGAAATTGACGCCTTTGAAGACCGTTATTATATCGGGCGAAAACCAAACAGTATCTATATGCCGCGCTTTACCAATCTCAATCGCGATGAAGAGGATTTTGTCCGCGGGTTTGCCTATCAGGGCAGTGGCCGTCGAAAGGACTGGACCGACCGACTGACCGATAAAGGATTTGGTGCGGCATTTAAAGAAAGCTTTAAAACCCCCGGTGTCTGGGAAATTAATCTCGAAGGTTATGGTGAGATGCTGCCCGACGCGGGTAACCGGGCCAGCCTGCATAAAACAAAAAAGGACCAATGGGGCCTGCCGCAAATTCACATTGATGCGAAATTTGGCGAAAATGATAAAAAAATCCGTAAATCAATGATGGAAATGGCAGCGGAAATTATGAAAAAAACCGGCCTTAAAAATGTAAAAACCTATGATACTGAAGATTCACTGGGGCTTGGCATCCATGAAATGGGCACGGCTCGGATGGGCAGGGATCCCAAAACATCGGTGCTCAATGGTCATAATCAATGCCATGATGTGGATAATGTTTTTATCACCGACGGTTCGGCAATGGCGTCATCAGCCTGCCAGAATCCGTCACTGACCTATATGGCCCTGACGGCACGGGCTGTTGATTATGCGGTTGCGAATATGAAAAATCACAAAATATGA
- a CDS encoding sugar phosphate isomerase/epimerase family protein: MKEIKGPALFLAQFAGDDAPFNSFEAIIEWAASIGYKGVQIPSWDKRLFDLERAADDQDYCDQLINTAANYGVEITELSTHIQGQLVACHPAYDTLFNGFGPDHARDDPKAKQKWATEQLKCAAKASAKLGLKAHATFPGALLWHTVYPWPQRPAGLVEDGFKELARRWGPILDAFDEAGVDVCYEIHPGEDLHDGVSFERFLAAVDHHPRCNILYDPSHLILQGMDYLEFIDIYHERIKMFHVKDGELNCNGRSGVYGGYQAWIDRPGRFRSLGDGQIDFKGIFSKLTQYGFDGWAVVEWECCIKDPEDGAREGAQFVKDHIIKPCARSFDDFAGAGADDELNRKVLGI, translated from the coding sequence ATGAAGGAAATCAAAGGACCGGCATTGTTTCTTGCACAATTCGCCGGTGATGACGCCCCCTTTAACAGTTTTGAAGCTATCATAGAATGGGCCGCATCGATCGGGTATAAAGGGGTTCAAATTCCCTCATGGGATAAGCGGTTATTTGATCTTGAGCGTGCTGCTGATGATCAGGATTATTGCGATCAATTAATAAACACTGCGGCGAATTACGGAGTGGAAATCACAGAGCTATCCACCCATATACAAGGACAACTTGTGGCCTGTCATCCGGCTTATGATACGCTTTTCAATGGCTTTGGCCCGGATCATGCCCGGGATGATCCAAAAGCAAAACAAAAATGGGCAACGGAACAGCTTAAGTGCGCAGCGAAAGCCAGTGCGAAGCTTGGGTTAAAAGCTCATGCCACATTCCCCGGTGCGCTGCTCTGGCACACCGTTTATCCATGGCCACAGAGGCCAGCCGGACTGGTTGAGGACGGTTTTAAGGAACTGGCAAGACGCTGGGGACCAATCCTTGATGCATTTGATGAAGCAGGTGTCGATGTCTGTTATGAAATTCATCCGGGTGAGGATCTGCATGACGGGGTAAGTTTTGAGCGGTTCCTTGCCGCGGTTGATCATCATCCGCGCTGTAACATTCTTTATGATCCCAGTCACCTGATTTTGCAGGGTATGGATTATCTGGAATTTATCGATATTTATCATGAACGGATCAAAATGTTTCATGTTAAGGACGGGGAATTAAACTGTAACGGCCGTTCCGGTGTTTATGGCGGGTATCAGGCATGGATTGACAGGCCGGGGAGGTTCAGGTCCCTTGGCGACGGGCAGATTGATTTTAAAGGGATTTTCAGCAAGCTGACCCAGTATGGTTTTGATGGCTGGGCCGTCGTCGAATGGGAATGCTGTATCAAAGACCCCGAGGACGGTGCCCGCGAAGGGGCACAGTTTGTCAAAGACCATATTATAAAGCCATGCGCCCGAAGTTTTGATGATTTTGCCGGTGCAGGGGCAGACGACGAATTGAACAGGAAAGTGCTGGGGATTTAA